The following proteins are co-located in the Pseudomonas synxantha genome:
- a CDS encoding formylglycine-generating enzyme family protein: protein MYKLLGVCVALSLASLAWADEASDKLDNPKPLPDDVSLPLPCDGNMVFRYAYVLAQGTLDDREISLGYPFAEGEAGYQQSFISGYRRDFINGQFTLKDLPKDWNKVIAPLMPKTDAKTPLKPMLYFIGKYEVTARQYAQVMAQAQSLASGEPAPACDAPAGMAGRLPKVKLSRFEAERFSAVYSAWLMKYHRELLPVSGRGSSAEDGGLGFVRLPTEVEWEYAARGGQAVSRQDLEGRLYPRRAEGSESDGPLADYAVFNQVAGGTGQAARLMPIGTKLPNPIGLFDVIGNAAEMVQESFQLVHAGRRQGTYGGFVVKGGNYLEGEGTLFTGMRREYPLFAADGTEQSNETTGFRVAIGALSAPRSRYKELFAQWQKEGRLASLTDAIDDAQDPTKRLDSIIAASVDPKLQAELGLVNEELKRNVSLIAQQREEAAGNLIQSAALVAETISNYNIRLANLQKSRQQAVDSKDEASAQLFATAITNGRSALDGAVAIYIDNLATGTRYTDAVIQAQFQRIKEELDRKPVLGKSLVTRATLFVRHVGNYRKQQRADPATILKELLAASGQRS from the coding sequence ATGTATAAGTTATTGGGCGTCTGTGTGGCGCTGAGCCTGGCCTCTCTGGCCTGGGCGGATGAGGCAAGCGACAAGCTCGACAACCCCAAGCCGTTGCCGGATGACGTCAGCCTGCCGCTGCCCTGCGACGGCAACATGGTGTTCCGCTACGCCTATGTATTGGCCCAGGGCACCCTGGATGACCGCGAAATCAGCCTCGGCTACCCCTTTGCCGAAGGCGAGGCCGGTTATCAGCAGTCGTTTATTTCCGGCTATCGCCGCGACTTCATCAATGGCCAGTTCACCCTCAAGGACTTGCCCAAGGACTGGAATAAAGTCATCGCGCCGCTGATGCCGAAGACCGACGCCAAGACCCCGCTCAAGCCCATGCTGTATTTCATCGGCAAATACGAAGTGACCGCGCGCCAGTACGCCCAGGTGATGGCCCAGGCGCAGTCCCTGGCCAGCGGCGAGCCGGCCCCGGCCTGTGACGCGCCTGCCGGTATGGCCGGGCGTTTGCCCAAGGTGAAACTGTCGCGCTTTGAAGCCGAGCGGTTTTCGGCGGTCTACAGCGCCTGGCTGATGAAGTACCACCGTGAATTGCTGCCGGTGAGTGGGCGTGGATCGTCGGCCGAAGACGGCGGCCTGGGCTTTGTGCGCCTGCCCACCGAAGTGGAGTGGGAGTACGCCGCACGCGGTGGCCAGGCGGTCAGCCGCCAGGACCTGGAAGGGCGCCTGTACCCACGCCGCGCCGAGGGCAGCGAAAGCGATGGCCCGTTGGCCGACTACGCGGTGTTCAACCAGGTGGCTGGTGGCACTGGGCAGGCAGCACGGCTGATGCCCATCGGTACCAAGTTGCCCAACCCCATCGGCCTGTTTGACGTGATCGGCAACGCTGCGGAAATGGTCCAGGAATCCTTCCAGCTGGTCCACGCCGGCCGGCGCCAGGGCACCTATGGTGGCTTTGTGGTCAAGGGCGGCAACTACCTGGAAGGCGAGGGCACGCTGTTCACCGGCATGCGCCGCGAATACCCGCTGTTTGCTGCCGATGGCACCGAACAAAGCAACGAGACCACCGGCTTTCGCGTGGCGATTGGCGCATTGTCGGCGCCGCGTTCGCGCTACAAGGAATTGTTTGCCCAATGGCAGAAGGAAGGGCGCCTGGCCTCATTGACTGACGCCATCGACGACGCCCAGGACCCGACCAAGCGCCTGGACAGCATCATCGCCGCCAGCGTCGACCCCAAGCTGCAAGCCGAGCTGGGCCTGGTCAACGAAGAGCTCAAGCGCAACGTTTCGCTGATCGCCCAGCAACGTGAAGAAGCGGCGGGCAACCTGATTCAGTCGGCGGCGTTGGTGGCCGAGACCATCAGCAACTACAACATCCGCCTGGCCAACCTGCAGAAGAGTCGCCAGCAGGCCGTGGACAGCAAGGACGAGGCCAGCGCGCAGCTGTTCGCCACGGCCATTACCAATGGACGCAGCGCCCTCGACGGTGCGGTGGCTATCTATATCGACAACCTGGCCACCGGCACGCGCTATACCGATGCGGTGATCCAGGCGCAGTTTCAACGAATCAAGGAAGAGTTGGATCGCAAGCCAGTGCTCGGCAAGAGCCTGGTGACGCGCGCGACACTGTTCGTTCGCCATGTCGGCAACTACCGCAAGCAACAGCGGGCCGACCCGGCAACGATCTTGAAGGAATTGCTCGCAGCGAGCGGTCAGCGGTCTTGA
- a CDS encoding FtsX-like permease family protein codes for MRIGLITSLAWQDYRNDRWLSACSVLALVAVIAPLLVLFGLKFGLVSSLTERLETDPATREIIPLGGGRFSAAFIEQLGQRSDVAFALPRTRQIAATAQVGALTLEMLPTAAGDPLLTGLPIPHGLDQIVLSHTAAEKLAARPGDWLQTSFARQVAGQVQAQHTRLQVLAVLPLEAFARDGLFAGLGLLEAAEDYRDGRAVAALGWAGDAVAVSEQRVYPAFRLYARNLTDVEPLRVFFAGQNLLVSTQANTIAQVQSLSRNLSIVFWVIAGLALAGAFAAIFAATLAAVARKRRELSVLRLLGFSTGALLLFVLLQALYSAGFAAVLSGGLYGLAEAALNKLFVQVPGEYASHLLARHYGLALAAVFGVSAVAAACGGWRVARIQASEGIRDV; via the coding sequence ATGCGCATCGGCCTGATCACATCGCTCGCCTGGCAGGACTACCGCAACGATCGCTGGCTGTCGGCCTGTTCGGTGCTGGCGCTGGTGGCGGTCATCGCGCCGTTGCTGGTGTTATTCGGCCTGAAATTTGGACTGGTCAGCAGTTTGACCGAACGCTTGGAGACTGACCCCGCCACCCGTGAAATCATCCCGTTGGGTGGTGGACGGTTCAGCGCGGCGTTTATCGAGCAGCTGGGGCAGCGCAGCGATGTGGCGTTCGCCTTGCCGCGTACACGGCAGATTGCGGCAACGGCCCAGGTGGGTGCGCTGACTCTGGAAATGCTGCCGACCGCCGCGGGTGATCCGTTGTTGACCGGCTTGCCGATACCCCATGGTCTGGACCAGATCGTGCTGAGCCATACCGCCGCCGAAAAGCTCGCGGCCAGGCCTGGCGACTGGCTGCAGACCAGCTTTGCGCGGCAGGTGGCCGGGCAGGTCCAAGCCCAGCACACGCGATTGCAGGTGTTGGCCGTGTTGCCGTTGGAAGCGTTCGCCCGTGACGGTTTGTTTGCAGGCCTGGGCTTGTTGGAAGCGGCGGAAGATTACCGCGATGGCCGTGCAGTAGCGGCGTTGGGCTGGGCGGGGGATGCGGTGGCGGTAAGCGAACAGCGGGTGTATCCGGCGTTTCGCTTGTATGCGCGCAACCTCACCGATGTAGAGCCGTTGCGGGTGTTCTTCGCCGGGCAGAATCTACTGGTGTCGACCCAGGCGAACACCATCGCCCAGGTGCAGTCGTTGAGTCGCAACCTGTCGATTGTGTTCTGGGTCATCGCCGGGTTGGCCCTGGCCGGGGCGTTTGCGGCGATCTTCGCCGCAACCCTGGCGGCGGTGGCGCGCAAGCGCCGGGAATTATCGGTGTTGCGTCTGCTGGGGTTTTCCACCGGGGCGCTGTTGTTATTTGTGCTGCTGCAGGCGCTGTACAGCGCGGGCTTTGCCGCCGTGCTCAGTGGTGGGCTGTATGGCCTGGCCGAGGCCGCGCTGAATAAGCTTTTTGTGCAGGTGCCGGGCGAATACGCCAGCCACCTGTTGGCGCGTCATTACGGTCTGGCCCTGGCTGCTGTGTTCGGCGTCAGCGCCGTGGCGGCCGCCTGTGGTGGTTGGCGAGTGGCGCGTATTCAGGCTTCTGAGGGAATCAGAGATGTATAA
- a CDS encoding ABC transporter ATP-binding protein, whose protein sequence is MLSLNAVHKSRGVGSQRYSLVIAALHLDAGEQLAIVGPSGCGKSTLLDLLALVLAPDQAEQFDFNQQDIGALWRADRQSDLAALRSQHLGYVPQTGGLLGFLDVRGNIALSRQLLGLKDDGRVARLAEQLQISDQLGKRPAALSVGQRQRVSCARALAHGPQLVLADEPTASLDPLNAERVMQALLAQAREHRTACVIATHDEPLARASGLQVRRISCRRDADGGVTATLGEVC, encoded by the coding sequence ATGCTGAGCCTGAACGCGGTACACAAGAGCCGGGGAGTCGGCAGCCAGCGCTATAGCCTGGTGATTGCGGCGCTGCACCTGGACGCAGGTGAACAACTGGCGATTGTCGGGCCCAGCGGTTGCGGCAAAAGCACTTTGCTGGACCTGCTGGCGCTGGTCTTGGCGCCGGATCAGGCCGAGCAGTTTGACTTCAACCAGCAGGACATCGGCGCGCTGTGGCGTGCCGACCGGCAATCCGACCTGGCTGCATTGCGCAGCCAGCACCTGGGCTATGTGCCGCAAACCGGTGGTTTGTTGGGGTTTCTCGATGTGCGCGGCAATATCGCCTTGTCCCGGCAATTGCTGGGCTTGAAAGACGACGGCCGCGTGGCGCGCCTGGCCGAGCAGTTGCAGATCAGCGACCAGTTGGGTAAGCGCCCGGCCGCGTTATCGGTGGGCCAGCGCCAGCGTGTGAGCTGTGCCCGGGCCTTGGCCCATGGGCCGCAACTGGTGCTGGCGGATGAACCGACTGCGTCCCTCGACCCGCTCAACGCCGAACGTGTGATGCAGGCGTTGCTGGCCCAGGCCCGCGAGCACCGCACTGCCTGTGTGATCGCCACCCATGACGAGCCTCTGGCCCGTGCCAGTGGCTTGCAGGTGCGGCGTATCAGTTGCCGTCGCGATGCTGACGGCGGCGTCACTGCGACCCTCGGGGAGGTGTGCTGA